The genomic interval GTTCGATGAGCATGTCGATGAGCTGTCGTGTCGTGCGGAGGCCGGCCGCGTTGGCCTCCTTGGTCGGCACCCCCTGGAACTCCTGGGGGGACTTCGTGATGACCTTGTCAGGCTGTGCAACGGCGGCCGTAGCGCCACCCAGACCGATCACGCCGCTGGCCCGGGCCTCGTCGGGCGGGAACCCGCCCATCCACTCGTGGAAGACGGTGGTGACCGTCACGGCGTCGGGGAAGTACGCCTCGCCCAGCGAGCGCAGGGCTCGCAGCGCGGCCACGTCCTGGACGAGGTTGCCGACCTGGCCGTAGCCCAGCGTCAGCGAGCGAACACCCTGTGTGGCCGCGAGTTTCCCCTCGATCAGCATGACCGCGATGGCGATACACGGCGGGACCAGGGTCCCGGTCAGCGGGCCGAACGGCTCGCGGTTTATCGTCACCCCGCGCTCTGTGTAGGCGCCACAGAGCCGGTCGACGAACTGCCAGTGCTCGATGGTCGTCGCCAGGTCGTGCCGTTTGGTGTAGGGGATGTTGTACGAGATGGGGCCACCCTCGAAGGACTGGAACCCGCCGGCGAGGGTGACCATCGCCAGCAGTCGCGCGTCCGGCGTCCCGTGGCGGACCTCGATGGGCGCGTCGAGCGCCCGGACGAGCCGCCGGCAGTCCTCGACGCCGTGGTTGACCGCGGGGAAGCCGTTGAGTTCGTCGGCCTCGCCGTTGCGGGAGGCCGCGAGCCCCTCTTCGGCCTTCTCGTACTCGTTGTCACGGGTGTAGGAGTCGATGGTCGTCGGGAGCAGGTCGGCGCTGCCCTCCTCGTGGAGGTACTCGAGCAGCGAGATCTGGTCCTCCAGACAGGGGACGCCGGCGCGTGGCTGGAGGAGCGGCTGGTCGGCCGACTCCAGCACACGGGCGAACCGCTTTTCGGGCGGCAGGGACTCGTGGAAGGCGACCGCCTCCTCGAAGTCGACCTGCCGACCGGTGTGCCAGTTGTCCCGCAACTCCGATGCGATGCGCTGTAGCTCGTCGGCTGCGAGCCGGCTGTCTGTGGGCATCGATCAGCCCTCGACGCTGACGCGGTCTGTCTCGGCCGTCGTCAGCTCCAGATCCTGCCGGAGCGCCGCGATGGCCTCCTCGGGGTCGGTCTCGGCGTCGAAGACCCGGTCGAAGCCCATCCCGCGGAACGTCCGCCGAGTCTCCTCGAAGTCGTCCTGGCCGACCGCGAGGTTGCCGCCGACGTAGGTCCAGACATCGAGTCCGGCCGCGTCGAGGCGGTCGTGGAAGCCCTCACAGTCCTGCCGGGCGTGCCCGTACAGCGAGGAGACCAGTACAGCCTCGGCGTCGTGCGCTTTCGCAGCGTCGACGAACTCGGCCTGTGAAGTCTGGACGCCGAGGTTGACGACCTCGAAGCCAGCGGCCGAAAGCGCCTGCTCGAGAATCGTGATACCGACGACGTGTGCGTCGGAGCCAATCACGCCGAGGATGACGGTCCGGGGCATGTACTCGGAGGTGGTGGAGGGGAGGAAATAAACTTAATGGTCTATAATGATAAAATGCCCTTAAACAATCTATAATGATTTATCACCAAGATTTATCACAGCTACCCGCCTCGCCTCGTTCATGGGTGCGCTTGCCGACCTGCGGGTGCTCGACCTGACG from Haloarcula pelagica carries:
- a CDS encoding methylaspartate mutase subunit E, producing the protein MPTDSRLAADELQRIASELRDNWHTGRQVDFEEAVAFHESLPPEKRFARVLESADQPLLQPRAGVPCLEDQISLLEYLHEEGSADLLPTTIDSYTRDNEYEKAEEGLAASRNGEADELNGFPAVNHGVEDCRRLVRALDAPIEVRHGTPDARLLAMVTLAGGFQSFEGGPISYNIPYTKRHDLATTIEHWQFVDRLCGAYTERGVTINREPFGPLTGTLVPPCIAIAVMLIEGKLAATQGVRSLTLGYGQVGNLVQDVAALRALRSLGEAYFPDAVTVTTVFHEWMGGFPPDEARASGVIGLGGATAAVAQPDKVITKSPQEFQGVPTKEANAAGLRTTRQLIDMLIEQEIDLGGIDDEQRLIERATRALVDAVSEAGDGDVAKGVIRAFDSGALDVPFAPSDAARGAVLPARDDDGRVRIFEFGDLALPEELKEMHAARLGERAETEGRDQSFRMVADDVDAISDGRLIGRPRGGAGDAD
- the glmS gene encoding methylaspartate mutase subunit S, with product MPRTVILGVIGSDAHVVGITILEQALSAAGFEVVNLGVQTSQAEFVDAAKAHDAEAVLVSSLYGHARQDCEGFHDRLDAAGLDVWTYVGGNLAVGQDDFEETRRTFRGMGFDRVFDAETDPEEAIAALRQDLELTTAETDRVSVEG